In Nanohaloarchaea archaeon SW_7_43_1, a single window of DNA contains:
- a CDS encoding 2Fe-2S ferredoxin: protein MTHTIEVVDRDEEVEAEDGQDVLNALLEGGVDWMHACGGFCNCTTCRIKIEEGSENISDMEEDEKNTLRRFQGEEILDGSFRLSCQVKVYGDIEISEPEWY, encoded by the coding sequence ATGACACATACGATTGAAGTAGTAGATAGAGACGAGGAGGTTGAGGCAGAAGACGGTCAGGATGTTCTAAATGCCTTACTTGAAGGCGGTGTGGATTGGATGCATGCATGTGGTGGTTTCTGCAACTGTACAACCTGTAGGATTAAGATAGAGGAAGGATCGGAGAATATCTCAGATATGGAGGAAGATGAGAAAAATACTCTGCGGCGGTTTCAAGGAGAGGAGATTCTCGATGGTTCTTTTCGTTTATCCTGCCAGGTGAAGGTCTACGGTGATATAGAGATATCAGAGCCGGAATGGTATTGA
- a CDS encoding superoxide dismutase, producing MTEYKLLELPYEYDALTPHISEQVMKWHHDVHNQGYVDGANNAEEKLRRQRENNDFSSTGSILNSFTHNFCGNFLHQIFWNNMSPEGGGEPEGELMQKIEKDFGSYGNWKKEFKAAASSASGWALLVYIPRENELHNVAVDQHDEGAVWGAHPVLAVDVWEHSYYHDYGPDRGDFVDNIFELINWSDVQNRYNEVSGTFS from the coding sequence ATGACAGAATACAAACTACTAGAACTACCATACGAATACGACGCACTAACCCCTCATATCTCAGAGCAGGTGATGAAATGGCATCATGACGTCCATAACCAAGGCTATGTAGATGGGGCGAACAACGCAGAGGAGAAACTTAGAAGGCAAAGAGAAAACAATGATTTCTCGTCAACTGGATCAATCCTTAACAGCTTTACACATAACTTCTGTGGAAACTTCCTGCATCAAATCTTCTGGAATAATATGAGTCCAGAAGGTGGAGGTGAACCGGAAGGAGAACTGATGCAGAAGATTGAGAAAGACTTCGGAAGCTATGGAAACTGGAAGAAGGAATTCAAAGCCGCAGCATCCAGCGCCTCAGGATGGGCACTATTGGTATATATTCCACGAGAAAACGAACTACACAATGTGGCAGTGGATCAACATGATGAGGGAGCGGTCTGGGGAGCGCACCCGGTTCTCGCAGTTGATGTATGGGAGCATAGCTACTACCACGACTACGGTCCTGACAGAGGCGACTTTGTAGATAACATCTTTGAGTTGATCAACTGGAGCGATGTACAGAACCGATACAACGAGGTCTCTGGAACTTTCAGCTAG